In Nocardioides sp. WS12, the DNA window GCACGAACTGCTCGAAGTACGCGAGGGTCGCGCCCTTGGCCTTGTTGAAGTTGCCGCGCGTCTGGGTCGGCTCGATCATGTAGGAGTACGCCGAGAGCGGGTAGCTGCGCGGATCCTTGTACGGGTAGACCGCCGTGAGGTCCTGCGACAGGTAGTTGGCGGAGCGCTTGTCGTTGTTGATCTTCGCCCGGGTCAGCGCCACGGCGACTGCATGCTCGGTCGGCAGGGTGTAGAAGCCAGCTGCGTTCTTGATCTGCGCCGACGGGAAGCCAAGGTTCTGCGCATACGAGTACTCGTCGTAGTTGATCGTGTACTGCGTACTCGCGGTGTAGGTCGTCACGCCGTCCGACTTGGACTGGGGAACGAACTGAGTTCCCTTCGGGCCGCCAACCTCAAGGTTCTTGGTCGGGAAGTACGAGGTCGCACGGCCGGGCTTGCAACCGCCGGTGGTGTCGCACAAGGCCTTGTACTGAGCGGGGAACTGGCGCAGCATCCACTGCGTGAACTGGGCCGTTGCGCCGGACCCGTCCGCTCGAACGACAACCGTGATTTTCTGTGCCGGGAGCGCAATGCCGGGGTTGGTCGCCTTGATCGCCGGGTCGTTCCACATCTGGATGCCGCCACTGAAGATCTTGGCCAGGGTCAGCTGGTCGAGCTTCAGCCCATCGAAGCGCTTTCCTCCGACGTAGAGGTGGTACATGAAGGCAGTACCCCCAGCGACGACTGGCAACATCGCGTAGCCGAACGACGGCTTGACGTTGTCCTGCGGATCCGCAGTGTCTCCCGTGTAGGGGATCTCGGAAACGGCGAAGTCGGCAAGGCCGTTGGCGAAGTCCTTGCGACCCTGCGACGAGCCGCCATCGTTGTAATTGACGGTGATGCCCTGGCCTTTGGCTGCGGCCTTCCAGTCCTCAACCGCATTCTTGGCCCACGAAGAACCGGACCCGGAGATCGCGGCGCTGGGAACGGCAGTCTTCACCGGCATCGCCAGCGCCGGAGCGGCCGCCGTGAGCGCGAGGAGCGCGGCGACGACGAAGCCGACACGGATCCGTTGGGAGCGCGGCCTGCGAGTGCGTTCGTTCATGACGAGTGGTCTCCTCGGGAGTCGAGCGTGTGAGCGGCGCGCAGCAGCTCGATCTGGTCGCGAATGACCTGGTGGTTGGACTCCACCCGGCTCTGGTCGCGGCGTGAGCGCGCCATCCGGCGGCGGAGTTGACGGGCGGTGAGCTCACCGGCCCGTTGACCACCGATGACGCG includes these proteins:
- a CDS encoding substrate-binding domain-containing protein, with product MNERTRRPRSQRIRVGFVVAALLALTAAAPALAMPVKTAVPSAAISGSGSSWAKNAVEDWKAAAKGQGITVNYNDGGSSQGRKDFANGLADFAVSEIPYTGDTADPQDNVKPSFGYAMLPVVAGGTAFMYHLYVGGKRFDGLKLDQLTLAKIFSGGIQMWNDPAIKATNPGIALPAQKITVVVRADGSGATAQFTQWMLRQFPAQYKALCDTTGGCKPGRATSYFPTKNLEVGGPKGTQFVPQSKSDGVTTYTASTQYTINYDEYSYAQNLGFPSAQIKNAAGFYTLPTEHAVAVALTRAKINNDKRSANYLSQDLTAVYPYKDPRSYPLSAYSYMIEPTQTRGNFNKAKGATLAYFEQFVLCEGQRTMGQLGYSPLPMNLVLAALDQVLKVPGIGADTKAKIAATKAGVKSGGANPCNNPTFKPGDSPNNNQLIKSAPFPAGCDAACQAPWINAIGTGGPGKTPAAPTGTGTGTGTDTGAVPGAGAGAVPTATPGAATNCDPVTGLCTGDQGAAAGSGDPNASANPYNLTGQKTWGTAQLALLISVLLLAVLVLGPPLAARALDSGRTPPRAAAAPPVTAEPPVPPAPGAP